The window ATAGGAGAGGATTATGTGCCCAATGACATCTACCTGGATAATTCCAGTCAGCAGGTAATTATCATTACCGGGCCCAATATGGCAGGTAAGTCCGCTTTGCTTCGGCAAACGGCGCTGATTGTGTTGATGGCACAAATGGGTAGTTTTGTTCCGGCTTCATTTGCTCGTGTGGGAATAGTTGATAAGGTATTTACTAGGGTCGGTGCCTCCGATAATCTTTCAAAGGGAGAGTCAACTTTTATGGTGGAAATGACAGAGACAGCCAGTATTTTAAATAATCTTTCTGACCGTAGTCTGGTGCTTATGGATGAAATTGGGCGCGGTACTTCAACTTATGATGGTATTTCCATAGCATGGTCTATTGTGGAATATTTACACAATCACCCCAAATGCAAAGCCAAAACATTATTTGCTACCCATTACCATGAACTGAATCAGCTGGCCAACGATTTCCCTAAAGTGAAAAATTTCAATGTGGCGGTAAAAGAGTTGGGGAATAAAGTGGTATTTATGCGAAAGCTTCAAAAGGGAGGCAGTGAGCATAGTTTTGGTATTCACGTGGCCCAGATGGCCGGAATGCCTAACCCTGTTGTTTTGCGAGCTGCCGAGATAATGAAGTTTCTTGAGAAGGACAAGCAGCTACAACAGCACAAAGAGAACATCAAAGATATACCAAAGAACAATTACCAATTGAGTATGTTTGAACTGGATCCAAAATTTAAAAAAGCCCAGGAGTTGTTGGAGGCATTGGACATCAATACCATTTCCCCGGTGGAGGCATTGCTTAAATTAAATGAGGTTAAAAAGATGCTGGAATAATTTATCAGCTTTATTGTCAGGGGAGTAGCAATAAGTTGATAAAAATTTCTTTCGGATTATTGGACTTTAAAAATTAAGGCGTAAATTTGCATTCACAATCGCGGAAATAAACGTTTTTCTGTGTGAAAGTAACAAGCGAAAGTAGCTCAGCTGGTAGAGCACGACCTTGCCAAGGTCGGGGTCGCGAGTTCGAATCTCGTCTTTCGCTCACATAAAGCCCTTGAAGAAGGGCTTTATTATTTAGATGGCAATTATAGTGGAATTGATTTTGCTTTTTCTATATTAGTTGTCGCTAATGTTGCCGGGATGGTGGAACTGGTAGACACGCAAGACTTAAAATCTTGTGACCTCACGGTCGTGCGGGTTCGATTCCCGCTCCTGGTACACGGTTTGTTCTGTTAGGCAAACATGAAAAAGCCGCTTAAATTTATTTTAAGCGGCTTTTCTTTTAGGTGGTTTTTAGATTTTTACTCCCAGTACCCATTATACCTCCCCATCCAGTAAGCCACGAGGTAATAGGTGCCACTTACTTCAGTTTTTCCACCTCCGCTAATGTTTAATTGTTTTGGGTTGGTGTTCCATCTAAAGGCATTGCCTTCAGGAGAAGGGATGGCGGTGTAAGCTTGTGGGCTTCTTCCTCTGCCGGGAAATTCATCTACCCTTAGGTCCCAGCGATGGCTGTTGTCGATAGACCAGGTAATCATGTCCAAAGGAAAAGTCTTGATTTCTCGCAAGGCGATGTTTAAATCCTTGTCCTCCTTTAATAAAGCGCTGGCAAAAACATTCCAAACAGGCATATTGTCTGTTTTTACCGCTTTCCATGATCTTTGAAGGCTCTGTAAGTAAAGCGGGTAGTTGGGGTCTTCTTTAGGTGTGTATTTGAGTAAGTTGTAATAAGGGAAGAAATTTAATATGTCATCAGAATGGCTGATATCAAAGGGATCAGTCATCTTGGCCTGTAATGCATTTTGGGCATAGCCTTCTTTTTCTACGAGGTGTTGATAAACCTTTTTGTATTTGGCCTTTCCGGTGAAATGATAGGCTGTTTGTAAAGATGAAAGGATCTGCAATGAATTCAAACCTTTTTCGTAATACCAATTGGAAGATCTGTTTAGTGAGTCGGGAGTCCAAATGGCCCATCTGGTAGGTTTTCCATCGTAATCGATTAATTGTAGGTCATTGTCTACAATATGGCTAACAATTCTGTCGATCAAGTCTACTACCTTCTTTTTGTCCGCCTCATCAGCTACCAGATCATGGTAGAGCGCCATTGAAAATAAATGGCCGACAATCTCATCGGAGCTGGTATCGTCCAGCCATTGCCATTCTCCATCCGGCGATGGATGCCAGTTTTTAGGATGAGGAGACCTTGACGGAGCCAATAGATCTTCTGATCTTACATAAGATCGGGCGGGATATCCTGGTATTCCGGTAACTGTCTCCAATCTTTCTAGGGCTTCAAAGGTTCGTTTTGCTTTGGCTTTTGCATCTTCGCTTTTGGTGACGCCATATCTGAATGATTCGGCAATGAGGTAACAGGATGTCCATAGGCCGTCATTGTCTTGGTTTTCTAAAAAACTACTGTTGATGTCTCCCGCGATGGCTAATTTAGACCTGTTGATGATGCCTATCCGGTTATGTCTTTTTTCGATGATGTCTTCAATTCTATTTGCCTTTTGTTCCAGAGTCATGGCTTTTAATCCGATCTCTGAGATGCCATTGGGTGTTGCTACCCATACTTTTCCGGGTTCAATGGGTAGGATGTCGTTGATTTGGTCATCTGCCAACCATCTTTTGCTGGTGTAATATCTCCAGTTTTTGCCCTTGCGGATCAAGCCTTTAGGAGTGCCTATCCATAGCAAACTGTCTGTTTCAAGTATTGTTGTGGCAGGGCCATATGGTAGCCCATCTGCACCTCTTTTGAGCCAGTGGTTACCATCTGAGGCGAGAGCAGCAATCGCTTTAGGGGAGCTAAATAAGATGTCCTTTCCGTTCATTCCTGTGGTGACAGTCAGGTATTGGCTATCATGTCCAAGCGCTAGACCTATTTTGTCGATGTCTAGCCATTCAGCTATTTTTTTCTGCCAGAGTCCTTCGTCTGAAGCAATCCAAACGGTGCCATCACTGTCCTGTGTGATGGCGTTGATTTTTATTTCGGGGAAAGAAAGGTCTTTTTCCCATGAGCCATTCCATATGTACAAGCCGTTGGTAGTTCCTGCCAATAGGGAGTTGTTGTCTGTCCAAAGCGTGGCAGTAATGGCTTGGCTTCCATGAGTGCGTGGAGGGTTTGGGATTCTTTCTCCTTTTTCAGACCAAATCGTCTTATCGTTGTTCATCCAAACGGTTTGTGATTGATCAGTGCTGGCATTGATAATTCCTGAG of the Cyclobacterium marinum DSM 745 genome contains:
- a CDS encoding two-component regulator propeller domain-containing protein, with the protein product MKILKFIIFQLFIQCFGTYTTYSQKLHSGEYYQEVSKSITLPPQAGLDVVKLFKIQDTIKAITSHGIFYYQSEKWTGKPFVSGIINASTDQSQTVWMNNDKTIWSEKGERIPNPPRTHGSQAITATLWTDNNSLLAGTTNGLYIWNGSWEKDLSFPEIKINAITQDSDGTVWIASDEGLWQKKIAEWLDIDKIGLALGHDSQYLTVTTGMNGKDILFSSPKAIAALASDGNHWLKRGADGLPYGPATTILETDSLLWIGTPKGLIRKGKNWRYYTSKRWLADDQINDILPIEPGKVWVATPNGISEIGLKAMTLEQKANRIEDIIEKRHNRIGIINRSKLAIAGDINSSFLENQDNDGLWTSCYLIAESFRYGVTKSEDAKAKAKRTFEALERLETVTGIPGYPARSYVRSEDLLAPSRSPHPKNWHPSPDGEWQWLDDTSSDEIVGHLFSMALYHDLVADEADKKKVVDLIDRIVSHIVDNDLQLIDYDGKPTRWAIWTPDSLNRSSNWYYEKGLNSLQILSSLQTAYHFTGKAKYKKVYQHLVEKEGYAQNALQAKMTDPFDISHSDDILNFFPYYNLLKYTPKEDPNYPLYLQSLQRSWKAVKTDNMPVWNVFASALLKEDKDLNIALREIKTFPLDMITWSIDNSHRWDLRVDEFPGRGRSPQAYTAIPSPEGNAFRWNTNPKQLNISGGGKTEVSGTYYLVAYWMGRYNGYWE